One genomic region from Proteus vulgaris encodes:
- a CDS encoding autotransporter domain-containing protein, translating into MLINRKKLKTSIIISLIVTPSLSYSKYITYELIETSPIDFKFYEVNKNNLTLPNNFYHHGKLSSKTTPTILSSKYSNIIILSNNNKNSISYDAGVNFQSLEIEHYSNINFLSLSEDGRYITAHGNHLKNKEKNILKRFFIYDTYLKTVHQFNSKEDTYYDKEDYFLTTKDGRFSLYADYSTEYETIKEANNGYLPYNKMSYFIYDNKTKKTISLKDIENTDINNHLEKNRFKSFLNLDFINDIIDRKPILTGVSFDGKYLYGTLNRTSSISESKPAFIYDSINNTINFISKSEHGDAKINAMSKNNIAVGWLEDRVKYKNERNQRLLRQAFIFDTKENKTIIPSRINPDNNDYYNSEATGISDNGNTIVGWVEQGYKRNINRSFDYNKDLESRYPRSAFIYFRDNDTSLLLPNLNHSNELESEAHAISSDGKVAFGVANNKDNIWKFVSWKIEETNKIDKDYQALITNNNISSMKNIVDNLSLDINKEREKIRLTLLEKQKETEKRRNEANLNKLSLEKKLDDPDLFNKYIGEYTKYQDNENLAQNELDNIQNTLNNFESLALTPELKAREYQYNVYKEALDIQQGMAINKNKEDQDKTTTEKEHLAQIAKQKEQAEKEHLAQIAKQKGQAEKEHLAEIAKQKEQAEKEHLAQIAKQKEQAEKEHLAQIAKQKEQAEKEHLAQIAKQKEQAEKEHLAQIAKQKEQAEKEHLAEIAKQKEQAEKEHLAKEILLAEDELALRAKEKANTKPSVVISKPIDIENTYKSMQLMAENSYKLMDMQQGQLRYLASATCSVGTEKACISGFTHYQNLNKANATQTGLSGAYRFDIKHIPFVVGLAIDTDVYSSLPKGYQYQGYALPLIGFSLDLMPSLNAELNSNALHLSLKGAYLNRKVSIERQALADTESGKGNAKVSGYHIDLKAYYPYSLSDNLLLTPFAGLTFNQISRTAYSETKNAQFVAHYDALKTHSLLAKMGLGMDYLLGSSFIFNTKAGLLWNLSHHQGDFRSHIDYIGQQNIDHVGNKKQLKQRPFANVGLTYQFDKQSSINTSVNWEMTTYRNHDMQIGVSYTYRF; encoded by the coding sequence ATGCTTATAAATAGAAAGAAATTAAAAACTTCAATTATTATATCGCTAATAGTCACCCCTTCATTAAGTTACTCTAAATATATCACTTACGAATTAATAGAAACATCTCCTATTGATTTTAAATTTTATGAAGTAAATAAAAATAACTTAACTCTACCAAATAATTTTTATCATCACGGAAAGCTATCATCTAAAACAACGCCAACAATATTATCATCAAAATATTCAAACATTATTATTCTATCTAACAATAATAAAAACAGTATAAGTTATGATGCTGGGGTTAATTTCCAAAGTTTAGAAATTGAACATTATAGTAATATAAATTTCCTTTCGTTATCAGAAGATGGCCGTTACATTACAGCTCATGGAAATCATCTTAAAAATAAAGAAAAAAATATATTAAAACGATTTTTTATCTATGATACTTATCTAAAAACGGTTCATCAATTTAATTCAAAAGAAGATACTTATTATGATAAGGAAGATTATTTCCTTACAACAAAAGATGGTAGATTTAGCCTTTACGCTGATTATTCAACAGAGTATGAAACCATAAAAGAAGCTAACAATGGTTATCTTCCTTATAATAAAATGTCCTACTTTATCTATGATAATAAAACTAAAAAAACAATCTCACTAAAAGATATTGAAAATACGGACATAAATAATCATTTAGAAAAAAACAGATTTAAATCTTTCCTAAATTTAGATTTTATTAATGATATTATAGATAGAAAACCTATTTTGACAGGTGTTTCTTTTGATGGGAAATATTTATATGGCACGTTAAACAGAACATCATCTATTTCAGAAAGTAAACCTGCTTTTATTTATGACTCAATTAACAACACTATTAATTTTATTTCAAAATCAGAACATGGTGACGCAAAAATAAATGCAATGTCAAAAAATAATATTGCAGTAGGCTGGTTAGAAGATAGAGTAAAGTATAAAAATGAGCGAAATCAAAGACTACTTAGACAAGCATTTATTTTCGATACAAAAGAGAACAAAACCATTATTCCTAGCAGAATAAACCCAGATAATAATGATTATTATAATTCAGAAGCTACTGGAATTTCAGACAATGGTAATACTATTGTAGGCTGGGTAGAGCAAGGATATAAACGAAATATCAATAGAAGCTTTGACTATAATAAAGATTTAGAATCGAGATATCCTAGAAGTGCCTTTATCTACTTTAGAGATAATGATACTTCATTATTACTACCAAACTTAAACCACTCCAATGAATTAGAATCTGAAGCACACGCTATCTCAAGTGACGGTAAGGTTGCTTTTGGTGTCGCTAATAATAAAGATAATATCTGGAAATTTGTTAGTTGGAAAATAGAAGAAACCAATAAAATAGATAAAGATTATCAAGCATTAATTACTAATAATAACATTTCATCAATGAAGAATATAGTTGATAATCTTTCCTTAGATATTAATAAAGAAAGAGAAAAAATTAGACTCACGCTTTTAGAAAAACAAAAAGAGACTGAAAAAAGAAGAAATGAAGCAAATTTAAATAAATTAAGTTTAGAAAAAAAATTAGATGATCCTGATTTATTCAATAAGTACATTGGTGAATATACAAAATATCAAGATAACGAGAATTTAGCACAAAATGAACTCGATAATATACAAAATACTTTAAATAATTTTGAATCATTAGCATTAACACCTGAATTAAAAGCCAGAGAATATCAATATAACGTATACAAAGAAGCGCTTGATATACAACAAGGCATGGCAATAAATAAAAATAAAGAGGATCAAGATAAAACAACAACAGAGAAAGAACACCTAGCCCAGATTGCTAAACAAAAAGAGCAAGCTGAAAAAGAGCACCTAGCCCAGATTGCCAAACAAAAAGGGCAAGCTGAGAAAGAGCACTTAGCCGAGATTGCCAAACAAAAAGAGCAAGCTGAGAAAGAACACTTAGCCCAGATTGCCAAACAAAAAGAGCAAGCTGAGAAAGAACACTTAGCCCAGATTGCCAAACAAAAAGAGCAAGCTGAGAAAGAACACTTAGCCCAGATTGCCAAACAAAAAGAGCAAGCTGAGAAAGAACACTTAGCCCAGATTGCCAAACAAAAAGAGCAAGCTGAGAAAGAACACTTAGCCGAGATTGCCAAACAAAAAGAGCAAGCTGAAAAAGAGCATTTGGCGAAAGAAATACTACTCGCTGAAGACGAATTAGCACTGCGCGCTAAAGAGAAAGCAAATACCAAACCATCCGTTGTTATTAGTAAGCCTATTGATATTGAAAATACTTATAAATCCATGCAATTAATGGCTGAAAATAGCTATAAATTAATGGATATGCAACAAGGTCAATTACGTTATCTGGCATCTGCAACTTGCTCTGTAGGCACTGAAAAAGCTTGCATTAGTGGTTTTACACATTATCAAAATTTAAATAAAGCCAATGCGACACAAACAGGATTAAGTGGAGCTTATCGTTTTGACATTAAACATATTCCATTCGTTGTTGGTTTAGCAATTGATACTGATGTCTACTCTTCGTTACCGAAAGGCTATCAATATCAAGGCTATGCATTACCTTTAATTGGTTTTAGCTTAGATTTAATGCCGTCACTCAATGCTGAGTTAAACAGTAATGCACTGCATCTTTCCTTAAAGGGAGCTTATTTAAATCGTAAAGTTTCTATTGAAAGACAAGCATTAGCAGATACTGAATCAGGTAAGGGTAACGCTAAGGTTTCTGGTTATCACATTGATTTAAAAGCTTATTATCCTTATTCACTATCAGATAATTTACTGCTTACTCCGTTTGCAGGGCTTACTTTCAATCAGATTTCTCGCACAGCCTACAGCGAAACTAAGAATGCGCAATTTGTAGCGCACTATGATGCACTGAAAACACATTCGCTATTAGCCAAAATGGGATTAGGTATGGATTATTTACTAGGTTCATCATTCATATTTAATACTAAGGCGGGCTTATTGTGGAACTTATCGCACCATCAAGGAGATTTCCGTAGCCATATTGATTACATAGGTCAGCAAAACATTGATCACGTTGGCAATAAAAAGCAACTCAAACAACGCCCATTTGCTAATGTAGGGTTAACTTATCAATTTGATAAACAGTCTTCCATCAATACATCCGTAAATTGGGAAATGACAACCTATCGTAATCACGATATGCAAATAGGTGTAAGTTACACTTATCGCTTCTAA
- a CDS encoding ATP-binding cassette domain-containing protein, translated as MPLLELKQLSVEQAGKVLWQDLSFSLDAGERLGISAPSGTGKTTLGRVLAQWQTPTQGSILVNGKPLSNKGYCPIQLVPQHPDKCFNPFRTTGDSVRDAWSPDESWFEKLRIKQEWLTRRPNELSGGELARIALLRALDPRTQILIADEVTAQLDAQIQADIWQVLIDESQKRPLSLIIFSHNKALLEKVSTKVWWVDKEEYFYNKNG; from the coding sequence ATGCCACTTTTAGAGTTAAAACAATTATCTGTGGAGCAAGCAGGTAAAGTGTTATGGCAAGATCTCTCCTTTTCGTTAGATGCGGGAGAGCGACTCGGTATTTCAGCGCCAAGTGGCACAGGAAAAACGACATTAGGTCGTGTTTTAGCTCAGTGGCAAACGCCTACTCAAGGTTCAATTCTTGTTAATGGTAAACCATTATCTAACAAGGGGTATTGCCCTATTCAGTTAGTTCCTCAACACCCTGATAAATGTTTTAATCCCTTTCGAACAACGGGAGATAGTGTTCGTGATGCTTGGTCACCAGATGAAAGTTGGTTTGAAAAACTAAGGATCAAGCAAGAGTGGTTAACGCGTAGACCTAATGAATTATCTGGCGGAGAGCTTGCACGTATTGCGTTATTACGAGCATTAGATCCTCGTACTCAAATCTTAATTGCTGATGAAGTAACTGCGCAGTTAGATGCACAAATCCAAGCTGATATTTGGCAAGTATTGATCGATGAAAGTCAGAAGCGTCCTTTAAGTTTGATTATTTTTAGCCACAATAAAGCACTACTTGAGAAGGTTTCGACCAAAGTGTGGTGGGTCGATAAAGAAGAGTATTTCTATAATAAGAACGGATAA
- a CDS encoding ATP-binding cassette domain-containing protein: MLSFEQLSIDIAQFRWLGKRNWQPLLKSISLDIKPGKMLALVGGSGEGKSLLLQSALGLLPANMRVRGAIKLNGHTLSERELIAYRGNTFCYIPQGVSALNPLICIGDQLSRSARLSGADVSSDDIVQQLGLYHLSGSLVKTYPAKLSGGMAKRVLACNATLSNAQYILADEITSWLDDEHACLLLGHLRELCNQGKSVLWVTHDLALAARFADTIAVLNQGEVNEIIPANVLNRHEGSEWLKTLWNALPEQQFINTKEASLNPL, encoded by the coding sequence ATGTTAAGTTTTGAACAGCTTTCCATTGATATCGCACAATTTCGTTGGCTAGGAAAACGAAATTGGCAACCGTTGCTAAAATCAATCTCATTGGATATTAAACCCGGAAAGATGCTGGCATTAGTCGGTGGCAGTGGTGAAGGTAAAAGCCTGTTATTACAAAGTGCATTAGGACTTTTGCCTGCCAATATGCGAGTCCGTGGTGCGATTAAATTGAATGGGCATACACTAAGTGAACGGGAACTTATCGCTTATCGAGGGAATACCTTTTGTTATATTCCTCAAGGTGTGAGCGCTCTTAATCCGTTGATCTGTATCGGTGATCAATTAAGTCGCTCTGCGCGTTTAAGTGGCGCAGATGTCTCGTCTGATGATATCGTGCAACAGTTAGGGCTGTATCATCTATCAGGCTCTTTGGTAAAAACGTACCCAGCAAAACTTTCTGGTGGGATGGCAAAACGAGTGTTGGCCTGTAATGCGACACTCTCTAATGCACAATATATTTTGGCTGATGAGATCACCTCATGGCTTGATGATGAACATGCATGTTTGTTATTAGGGCATTTAAGAGAGTTATGCAATCAAGGTAAATCAGTGCTTTGGGTTACGCATGATTTAGCTTTAGCCGCACGATTTGCGGATACAATAGCGGTGCTTAATCAGGGTGAAGTTAACGAGATTATTCCAGCTAATGTGCTTAATCGCCATGAAGGTAGTGAGTGGTTGAAAACACTCTGGAATGCATTACCTGAACAGCAATTTATAAATACAAAAGAAGCATCACTTAACCCATTATAA
- a CDS encoding ABC transporter permease — protein MIYDPNRPLLRLLLVALALIGLVAYGFSVSHTDIAMDFLARNQAPSDQYWFGTDNLGRSLWLRCFQGMLSSLNIGVTSAVVSGAIALIFAGISSINRYCDFFVRGVVDALLALPHLLLLILICFTLGGGQQGVIWAVALTHWPKLALILRGEIQRIREADYVMLSRRIGNTPFECVKKHYIPMLLPQWIVGTLLMFPHAVLHSAALSFLGFGQAAHEPSLGLLLADALRYLSTGSWWMVVFPGLILMCLVLIFDQFAKAMQQLWLRGAGC, from the coding sequence ATGATTTACGATCCAAATAGGCCTTTGTTGCGACTTTTATTAGTAGCCCTCGCGTTAATTGGGTTAGTGGCGTATGGCTTTTCTGTTTCTCATACGGATATCGCAATGGATTTTCTGGCTAGGAATCAAGCTCCGTCAGATCAGTATTGGTTTGGGACTGATAACTTAGGTCGTTCTTTATGGCTACGTTGTTTCCAAGGTATGTTGAGCAGTTTAAATATCGGAGTGACGAGTGCAGTTGTTAGTGGTGCAATCGCCTTGATTTTTGCTGGTATCTCCTCAATTAACCGTTATTGTGATTTTTTTGTAAGAGGCGTTGTTGACGCGCTTTTAGCATTACCTCATTTATTACTGTTGATTTTAATTTGTTTTACATTAGGTGGTGGGCAACAAGGGGTAATTTGGGCGGTGGCATTAACCCATTGGCCTAAATTAGCTTTAATTTTAAGAGGCGAAATTCAGCGTATTAGAGAAGCTGATTATGTGATGTTATCACGCCGTATTGGTAATACTCCTTTTGAGTGCGTGAAAAAACACTATATCCCTATGCTATTACCTCAGTGGATCGTGGGAACATTGTTAATGTTTCCTCATGCCGTATTGCATAGCGCAGCCTTAAGTTTCCTCGGTTTTGGTCAGGCAGCTCATGAACCTTCACTCGGCTTGTTACTGGCTGATGCACTGCGTTATTTAAGTACGGGCTCATGGTGGATGGTGGTGTTTCCGGGATTGATTTTGATGTGCTTGGTATTGATCTTCGATCAATTTGCTAAAGCAATGCAACAGTTATGGTTAAGAGGGGCAGGATGTTAA
- a CDS encoding ABC transporter permease, translating to MDLSVIRQSAGFFLRLLCLLLVTTAGVFILLSFSPIDPIKAYIGSDLLNVPPEQYPLIAARWGIDQPLWMRFWLWFSQIIQGDFGYSMLYNMPVIDVIRERAGPSFILLFSAWVFSGVIGVVMGLVAGRYLNRWPDRIISTLSYLLAALPTFWVGLLLLSLFSVTLHWAPICCAWPMGSSAETATLSQRFSHLILPMIALGLLGTGNIALHTRAKVAEVMGSEFIHFAKAQGDKGWAMMLFHVLRHAITPALCLQFASIGELLGGSLLAEKVFAYPGLGQATVDAGLRGDIPLLMGIVVFSTILIFFGNSISNLLLRRINKGILRDS from the coding sequence GTGGACTTGTCAGTAATACGTCAAAGTGCGGGTTTTTTCCTGCGATTACTCTGCCTGCTGTTGGTGACAACAGCAGGTGTTTTTATTTTATTAAGTTTTTCACCGATCGATCCCATTAAGGCCTATATCGGTAGTGATCTACTGAATGTTCCTCCGGAACAATATCCTTTAATTGCGGCGCGTTGGGGAATTGACCAACCTTTATGGATGCGATTTTGGCTTTGGTTTAGCCAAATTATTCAAGGGGATTTTGGCTATTCCATGTTGTATAACATGCCTGTTATTGATGTTATTCGTGAGCGTGCCGGGCCTTCGTTTATCTTGCTTTTCTCAGCGTGGGTATTTTCAGGTGTTATTGGCGTTGTGATGGGATTAGTCGCAGGTCGATATCTTAATCGTTGGCCAGATAGAATTATCTCTACTTTATCTTATCTATTAGCCGCATTACCGACATTTTGGGTGGGATTACTGCTGCTATCTCTGTTTTCTGTCACCTTACATTGGGCACCAATTTGTTGTGCGTGGCCGATGGGAAGTAGTGCCGAAACGGCAACATTAAGTCAGCGTTTTTCTCATCTGATCTTACCTATGATTGCGCTTGGATTATTAGGCACTGGGAATATCGCTTTGCATACTCGCGCAAAAGTTGCCGAAGTTATGGGCAGTGAATTTATCCATTTTGCTAAGGCTCAAGGTGATAAAGGGTGGGCTATGATGCTATTTCATGTTCTACGTCATGCCATTACACCTGCACTTTGCTTACAGTTTGCATCAATCGGCGAATTGCTTGGAGGCTCTCTCTTAGCAGAGAAAGTGTTTGCTTATCCTGGATTAGGGCAAGCAACGGTTGATGCCGGATTACGAGGAGATATTCCTCTGTTAATGGGTATTGTTGTTTTTAGTACTATTTTGATTTTCTTTGGCAATAGTATTTCTAACTTGCTATTGCGACGTATTAATAAAGGAATTTTGCGAGACTCATGA
- a CDS encoding ABC transporter substrate-binding protein, producing the protein MSIRFGWRQSLVTLTCLAALSVPFATSAQTLKLAIGEEPTEGFDPMLGWSHGSYLLLHSPLLKQNADLSWYSNMLSDYQPSEDGKTWKLTLKPDLKFSDGLPLTAKDIVFTYNNAAASGGKVDMGNFLSAKADDDLHVTITLKAPQSTFVNVLGSLGIVSADKYDEKTYAQKPIGAGPYRMVSFQPGQQLIVEANPYYAGQKNDFEKLIFVFLDEDAAFAAAQSGQLGIVRIPPATAAIAKNLPNTKLWERPSVENRGIVFPMVKSGEKNALGYDIGNDITADIAIRKAINYALDRKLLSEQVLDGYAVPAYTGVKGLPWDQTDAAFKDGDVEKAKQILEDAGWKLNKNGIREKDGLEAKLTLWYTSGDATRRDLAESIRALVQPLGIQMDLKSGSWDTVERYMHSNPTLFGWGSLDPMELYHHYSANAAGVGYYNPGYYKNPEVEKHLQAALDAHTWQEAVPHWKAVEWDGKNGVGVKGDAAWAWLMNVQHTYLTNPCVDLGTGTPEIHGSWSLLNSVDTWKWTCQ; encoded by the coding sequence ATGTCTATTCGGTTTGGTTGGCGTCAATCATTAGTAACGTTAACTTGCTTAGCCGCGTTAAGCGTCCCTTTTGCAACATCTGCTCAAACGTTGAAATTAGCGATTGGTGAAGAGCCAACAGAGGGATTCGACCCAATGCTGGGTTGGAGTCATGGTAGTTATTTACTTCTTCATAGCCCATTGTTAAAGCAAAATGCGGATCTCTCTTGGTATAGCAATATGTTAAGTGACTATCAGCCAAGTGAAGATGGTAAAACATGGAAATTAACGTTAAAGCCAGATTTAAAATTCTCTGACGGTCTGCCACTTACAGCAAAAGATATCGTTTTTACCTATAACAATGCCGCTGCAAGTGGCGGTAAAGTTGATATGGGTAACTTCCTTTCTGCAAAAGCAGATGATGACTTACATGTCACTATTACATTAAAAGCGCCACAAAGTACTTTTGTTAACGTACTTGGCTCTTTAGGCATTGTTTCTGCTGATAAGTATGATGAAAAAACCTATGCACAAAAGCCAATTGGTGCTGGTCCTTATCGCATGGTCAGCTTCCAACCCGGTCAGCAATTAATTGTTGAAGCTAACCCTTATTATGCAGGACAGAAAAACGATTTTGAAAAACTCATCTTTGTTTTCCTTGATGAAGATGCTGCCTTTGCTGCTGCTCAAAGTGGGCAATTAGGCATTGTGCGTATTCCACCAGCAACGGCTGCAATCGCTAAGAATTTACCAAATACCAAATTGTGGGAAAGACCAAGTGTTGAAAACCGCGGTATTGTTTTCCCAATGGTAAAATCAGGTGAGAAGAACGCCCTAGGTTATGACATTGGTAACGACATCACCGCAGATATCGCTATTCGTAAAGCGATTAACTATGCTCTTGACCGTAAATTGTTATCAGAGCAAGTGCTTGATGGTTATGCCGTTCCTGCATATACCGGCGTAAAAGGTTTACCTTGGGATCAAACTGACGCTGCCTTCAAAGATGGTGATGTTGAAAAAGCGAAGCAAATTCTTGAAGATGCAGGTTGGAAACTGAATAAAAACGGTATTCGTGAAAAGGACGGTTTAGAAGCCAAACTGACCTTATGGTATACCAGTGGTGATGCAACTCGTCGCGATTTAGCCGAGTCAATTCGTGCGCTAGTGCAACCTCTTGGGATTCAAATGGATCTTAAATCAGGAAGTTGGGATACAGTAGAACGCTATATGCACTCAAATCCAACTTTATTTGGTTGGGGTAGCCTTGATCCTATGGAGCTTTATCATCATTACAGTGCTAATGCCGCTGGTGTTGGTTATTATAATCCGGGTTATTATAAAAATCCTGAAGTCGAAAAACACCTACAAGCCGCACTTGATGCCCATACGTGGCAAGAAGCTGTTCCTCATTGGAAAGCCGTTGAGTGGGATGGTAAAAATGGCGTTGGTGTAAAAGGTGATGCTGCTTGGGCTTGGTTGATGAATGTGCAACATACTTACCTAACTAACCCTTGTGTTGATCTGGGTACAGGAACACCTGAAATCCATGGTTCATGGTCATTATTAAATAGCGTAGATACTTGGAAGTGGACTTGTCAGTAA
- a CDS encoding glycosyltransferase, producing the protein MSSFVPQLSIIVAVYNGEKFLSKFFNYLQAQKLPSWELILVDDGSKDNSLKLLYEWEDKFPDVTILTQENQGVSVARNTGFHAARGKYVAFPDIDDVIDARMYSRLLEIALADDLDIATCNGNYVYADGRPSRPIFPSNRLHSTDVLTGPQWLEMALNSKKFLHVTWLNIYRREFLLAHGYYFEPGLHHQDIPWTTEALLTAKRVKYIDERYYDYFIHSGSVSHTTPNDSIHVRTIHNYMKILEMLDAINQKHKEVSQNINACYWQIAKEGLGIIHSIGSIQSIEVKKQIVKEFFDRGIWSLIWNNAKDFRLRWRLGRRYFKLKRILNS; encoded by the coding sequence ATGTCTTCTTTTGTACCTCAATTAAGTATTATCGTTGCCGTTTATAATGGTGAGAAATTTTTATCGAAATTTTTTAACTATTTACAAGCGCAGAAACTACCGAGTTGGGAGCTTATTCTTGTTGATGATGGTTCTAAAGATAATTCACTGAAATTACTTTATGAATGGGAAGATAAATTCCCTGATGTCACTATTTTGACACAAGAAAACCAAGGCGTTTCCGTTGCTCGCAATACTGGTTTTCATGCTGCTCGTGGAAAATACGTCGCTTTCCCTGATATTGACGATGTTATCGATGCTAGAATGTATTCTCGTTTGCTCGAAATCGCTCTTGCTGATGATTTAGATATTGCGACTTGCAATGGTAATTATGTCTATGCAGATGGACGACCTTCACGACCTATATTCCCATCTAACCGATTACATTCAACCGATGTTTTAACTGGGCCACAATGGCTAGAAATGGCATTAAATTCTAAGAAATTTTTGCATGTGACTTGGTTAAATATTTATCGACGCGAATTTCTACTTGCTCATGGTTATTATTTTGAGCCTGGTTTACATCATCAAGATATTCCGTGGACAACAGAAGCATTATTAACCGCTAAACGTGTCAAATATATTGATGAGCGTTACTACGATTACTTTATTCACTCTGGATCTGTTTCTCATACAACACCTAATGATTCTATTCATGTTAGAACAATTCATAATTACATGAAAATATTAGAAATGCTTGATGCTATTAATCAAAAGCATAAGGAAGTGTCTCAAAATATCAATGCATGTTATTGGCAAATAGCAAAAGAGGGGTTGGGGATCATCCATTCAATTGGTTCTATTCAATCTATTGAAGTTAAAAAACAGATAGTTAAAGAGTTTTTTGATAGAGGAATATGGTCATTAATTTGGAATAATGCGAAAGATTTTAGATTGCGTTGGCGTCTAGGACGACGCTATTTTAAATTAAAAAGAATATTAAATTCATAA
- the hycI gene encoding hydrogenase maturation peptidase HycI: MSKAMTAPKVVLTVGNSMMGDDGAGPLLAELMEANPIDGWIVINGGSAPENVSYQVRELQPQCVVIVDAADIGLNPGEIRVIDPDYIAEMFIMSTHNMPLNFLIDQLKDDIPDITFLGIQPDLVGFYYPMTEAVKNAVDEVYQGIKSWRVDYFPELEVCDEEDIEE; encoded by the coding sequence ATGAGTAAAGCAATGACAGCACCTAAAGTGGTATTAACGGTTGGCAACAGCATGATGGGTGACGATGGTGCAGGCCCTCTGCTTGCTGAGTTAATGGAAGCAAATCCTATTGATGGATGGATTGTTATCAACGGGGGAAGCGCACCTGAAAATGTCTCTTATCAAGTAAGAGAATTACAACCTCAATGTGTTGTCATTGTTGATGCAGCAGATATTGGTCTAAACCCCGGTGAAATTAGGGTGATAGATCCTGACTACATAGCGGAAATGTTTATTATGAGCACCCATAATATGCCGCTGAATTTTCTTATCGATCAATTAAAAGATGATATTCCAGATATCACTTTCTTGGGGATCCAGCCGGATCTCGTCGGTTTTTATTATCCAATGACCGAAGCGGTAAAAAATGCCGTTGATGAAGTGTATCAAGGGATCAAGTCTTGGCGAGTTGATTACTTTCCAGAACTTGAAGTCTGCGATGAAGAAGATATTGAAGAATAA
- a CDS encoding formate hydrogenlyase maturation HycH family protein — MPDDAKVYFWSLRQKFVDSDDDIPEQAQQVMYYSLAIGHHVGMIDCLKTELVCPLEKYKAWIDLLPEGEAKRKMQGLLTFGEININSEHTHLLALAFDPIIKNDDPIFSEWSQTLIKLLGEIHAEPAIYLIVKRKP; from the coding sequence ATGCCTGATGACGCTAAAGTTTACTTTTGGTCACTAAGACAAAAGTTTGTTGATAGCGATGATGATATTCCTGAGCAAGCGCAACAGGTGATGTACTATTCGCTCGCGATTGGTCACCACGTGGGTATGATTGATTGTCTAAAAACAGAGCTAGTCTGTCCTTTAGAAAAATATAAAGCATGGATTGATTTATTACCTGAAGGTGAAGCAAAACGCAAAATGCAGGGATTGCTGACATTTGGTGAAATCAATATTAACTCGGAGCATACTCACTTATTAGCGTTAGCATTTGATCCTATTATCAAAAATGACGATCCTATTTTTAGTGAATGGAGTCAAACGCTGATTAAATTACTGGGTGAGATCCACGCAGAACCTGCTATTTATTTGATTGTGAAGAGAAAACCATGA
- a CDS encoding NADH-quinone oxidoreductase subunit B family protein: MSLPEIPINHHVSQPITLDDQVQKLKQTLLKDIQRSAYVYRVDCGGCNGCEIEIFSAITPVFDAERFGIKVVASPRHADILLFTGAVTRQMRVPALRAYESAPDPKICISYGACGCGGGIFHDLYCVWGGSESIVPIDVWIPGCPPTPAATIYGFAVALGLLDQKLKGESHIEVENEKASLILPSIPLDARVMIEREARRLAGYYQGRQISDHFLTLLEGATIQEVSGRVDEWLRQANDPRLSEIVKRLVYSLSQGGIYA; the protein is encoded by the coding sequence ATGAGTCTACCAGAAATTCCCATTAATCATCATGTTAGCCAACCGATCACCCTTGATGATCAGGTACAAAAGCTAAAACAGACATTGTTGAAAGATATTCAGCGTTCAGCTTATGTTTATCGTGTTGACTGTGGTGGTTGTAATGGTTGTGAGATTGAAATTTTCTCCGCAATTACACCGGTTTTTGATGCTGAACGTTTTGGTATCAAAGTGGTAGCCTCGCCTCGTCACGCTGATATTTTATTATTCACTGGCGCAGTAACGCGCCAGATGCGTGTACCTGCATTACGTGCTTATGAATCAGCGCCAGATCCAAAAATCTGTATCTCTTATGGCGCTTGTGGCTGTGGTGGCGGTATTTTCCACGATCTCTATTGTGTATGGGGTGGTAGTGAATCTATTGTTCCTATTGATGTGTGGATCCCTGGTTGTCCTCCAACACCGGCGGCGACAATTTATGGATTTGCTGTCGCACTGGGTTTGTTAGACCAAAAATTAAAAGGCGAATCACACATTGAAGTAGAAAATGAGAAAGCATCTCTCATTCTGCCTTCCATTCCTTTAGATGCTCGAGTGATGATTGAACGTGAAGCACGTCGTCTTGCTGGCTATTATCAAGGAAGACAAATCAGTGATCACTTCCTTACCTTATTAGAAGGTGCCACTATTCAAGAAGTGAGTGGACGTGTTGATGAATGGCTACGACAAGCTAACGATCCTCGTTTATCAGAGATTGTAAAACGCCTGGTCTATTCATTAAGCCAAGGGGGAATTTATGCCTGA